The nucleotide window ACCGGCCTGTCCTTCGGTACTGTTTACTATGCCGTGGTGGACTCCAACGGTGATTACTTTGTATTCGAAGACTATGCAGACTCGCTCGCCGATGCCTATACACCCATCGGCGTCATGACCACAGTCAACTCCGACGGTACTGGTGGTGTGGTCGGGGTGGCGGTGTCACAACCGGGTCCAGCACTGTCACGTTCACCGGCGGCAGTAGCTCAGGCCACGCCATCGATCAGGAATAATCAAATGGCAGTTACATATACCAGCACCATTCAGGCATCAAGCCATCGTGAGCTGATCGTCTTTACGGACATATACGGCGCAACGTATCGCCTTTACATCGCCCCGGCCCAAGCGTCTGATCGTGCTCAGCTGATCGCTGCCCGACTGGCTACCGCTGAGGCAAACGAGGAAGCAATGACCGCGCTTATCGCTGCGGCATCCAGTTCCTCTAGTACGACCACGACCTCTACAACAGCCGGCTCCTAGTCGCTCACCGCTGCTCGATGCCCGGCCTCTCTTGAGACCGGGCATCACTCACATATGAAAGTGATAAATGGCAAGCAACGATACCAGCGAGATGATCCTCGCGGAGCTGAGAGAACTACGCTCTACCTATAACGATTGGGCACAGGAAGTAGCAGGAAGGTTGGCTGCTCTTGAGACCGACATGAAATCAGTAGTCGGCAATGGCAGGAAAGGCAGGCTTGAGAGCATCGAGGAAGATCTCGAGAATATCAAGAACTGGAGATGGAGGATTGCCGGGATCAGCACCGGCGTAAGCACGGTGCTGTCCATTATCGGCTTCCTGCTGTTTCATCACTGAGGTCTAAATATGTGTGTGTGTGACGATGTACGGCTGTCTGATAGAGATTACATACCCGGACGCAGTAAGGCCTCTCCGAAGGGGTTGCCTTACTATCAAGGCTATCAGACAGGCTCAAATCTCGGCAAAATATAGCTTCGAAGAAAGTCCACGTGTCTACGGATGATTCGAGCGTTATCCCCTGTCGGTAAACACTCGATTTGGATCGCGTCTTCGGAGATTACGCCCCAATCAGCTTCACCCGCCCAAGTGCTGAGTCCATCAGCATAGCGATCTATCGCTTGATATGGCGATGGTGCAAGATCGTAGCCCATGTAAGCCCACGGCAGCTCACCTCCGATCACCCAGAGCCACTCGTTCACACTAATCACTTTATCGTTCTTTTCAAAAACTAGTGTCACATGGAATAAAAATAGCCCTACGATGCCTCCAACACCGCCAGCATAATATTGCTCTCCAATCTCCCCACACCATCCGAAAGACCTCAGGAAGGAAACGGCAGCTATAGCCGTTTCTCGAAGCAGCTGAGTATCTTCATTGTCCTCGCCTTGAAGCGCTGCGATTGGCGAAAAGTGTTTGCCTGGATTTGTTGTAATTCGAGAAAAACTCCTACTGTCCTTTTTACTGTGAGATGTCATGAGTGTTTTAACGCCGAAGACATAGCGCTTCTCGGAGCCTTCCCTTTTTACAAGGAGTTAGTGAGTCCATCATCTGATTTACATAGATAAATGACATCATGATGTGATTCAGAGATTAACCAGCCTCCCTCATCACCTAAAAGGTTGTATTCAAAGAGCGGGCAGTCATTGAGAACCGCTTCCACGTCTCGGGCACTTATTTTGAAAATGGGTCCTTCGTGATTTGGATACTCAGGGATCAAATAAATTTCACTCTCCAAAGATGGAAGTATTTGAGAAAGTCTCACAACATTCCGGTCAAACTTAGAACAAGGTTTCTTCAATTGTGCCCACCACCAACCCGGCAACCCAAAAACATATCGCTCATTGATTAGAGTCGTCAGTTCTTGAGCTTTGGCGTCTGTGACAACCGACACATTAGATCCTGTGTTCAGCGCAGCTTCTTCGATCCATGACTTAATCTCGTCAGCAACTGTTCTCACTTCAAGCTCCATCGCAATCTCGCTAGTGGGGTTGAACAACATCGTTATCCTTATTAGGCGGTCCGACTCGCGAGGGGTGCTGCCCACCCGAATAAGGGAAGTTCCTTCTTGAAGTTCCACCGCTGCCACGTTTACCAGGTGTTTGGGCACTAATGTGATTTTGATCGTGGCTTGGGCCAGGAACTCCTGGATGCGGACCATCGTAACCTACTTCCGCACCGTCATCACCTTTGAATTCTGTGATTGTTCCGGTAGCCGGATCTGCCCGCGTGAATTTTACATTCCCGTCTGCCATACCGGCATGCTTAAATGCTGCCTCTCGTGCTTGGTCAAAGCTACTGCTTGAATTACCAGATAAAGCACTGTCCTGAGCAGCATCACCAGCTTCTGTAGATTCATCGTCAGAAGCGTCTTCCCCCTCTGCATTTTCAACTCTGAGTTGATTGTCGGCTCCAGCTAATGCTGCGGGGAATCCCGCAGCAATCTCAGCCTTCGTCGGCCAAGCGGCCTTCATCGCTGTGTTTATCTTGGCAAATACAGCTGGGTGGGATGCCACAAATGAAGTTGTTAAATTGATTAGAGTATCTTCAAAGCAGCAATGCCCATCTGGATCGACTCCACCAAGAGGATTATTCCGCATATATCCGTAGAGGTTTAGGCTCTGTGGATCGGTCAGATCGGCGTAGGGAACAGCGGTAGGCGTAGCACTCCAATCCGGCGACAAGAACCTTCCAAGACTGGAACTGTAGTATCGAGCCCCAAAGAAGTCATTGCCTGATTCTGTATCTCTTTCTTTGCCGGTGAAGTGTAATTCTGATGGATCGACTCCGGCCCACCCGAAGAAGAGAACATTGCCGTAAGGAAAACTGTTATAGCTGCTTCCATTCAGGCCGTTTTCGTCGACGAGCATCCGTTTCGTGCCAAGCCAGTTCTTCATCGCGAAATAGGTGGAGGAGCCTTTATACGTGGCAAGTAGCTGGCCATCTTCAAACACATTCGTATGGAGCCAATTGCCGGAGCCATCCATCTCGCTGAGCTGCTCATTGTCCAGCCCAATTACATAGCGATTCGTTACGCTAAATCCGTTCGCAGAAAACTCGCAGTTGAAGCTGCTTGCAGTTCCTTTCGCTACACGATTCCCTTCCGGATCGTATATATACTCCGTAATTCCAGAACTGCTTGATACGGCACAGAGCCTGCCCTGACCGTCATAGAGATACCTGTTCTGCACATCTTGCGTGAGATTCCCCGCAGAATCGTAAGAAAAGGTGACAGGCTGGGTAGTGGCACCCGAGAATGAGGTGATCCGATTGCTAGTGTTAAAGACTGCTGAAGTCGAGGTTGGGATGGGGAGCGCAGAGGAGCCTGTTACTGTTTCGGAAGTCCTATTGCCCCATGCATCATAGGCCCAAGCAAGATTTACTCCCTCATAGACTCCAGTAGAGCTGGCATTGGCGTTAGTGAGACGTCCCAAGGCGTCATACTGGAAAGTCCAGCCATTTCCCATTAAGGAGTCGTTCCATGTCTCCAACAGGCCATTAGGATAATACTGTGGTGTCGCCCAATTAAAGTTAGTAGACGTTGTTGTCGACCCATTTGTATTAACAATGTCGGTTTCATGAATTACGCGTTCGCGGTTATCGTAGGTGCGGCCATATTGAATCACCGGAACCTGGGTCGAATTATTCAAGCCGATGTTTGCTGCCTGCAATTCTCCGAACGCCGTATAAGCACCGCTTCCTGTAGCAGAAAACATTGTTTCCGGATGGGCACTATCATCCCATGTGCTTGTGATCGAAGACACTCTTCCGACAGTGTCATAGCCATAGGTAAGCCCAATCCCCGTCGAAGTGACACCATTAGAAATATAGGTGCGATCGCCGGCAAGATCGTACATGGCCTGCACGTTGATGTCGTATTTACCTGTTACGCAATCGCCGGGGATACAGGAAGACTTCAGAACAATGTGCCCTAGCACGTCGTAGCTATAGCTGTTGGCAGCATTGCTTTCATTCGAGTCGTGAGACAGACGTCCGATAGCATTCGAGACTGCAGGCACCAACGTATTACCTGATTCGTCGAGGCCGTCATAACCGAATCGATCTGCCCTGCTCGAAGGGCAAGATCCTACGAGATCAGTTTCGCAATAGGTCTTTGACGTGACACGGCTTAACGCATCATAGTTATAAATCAGCGAATTTCCATTTGCGTTAGTAAAGCTGCATGGAGCGGACTGATCTCCGGAGCAAAGGCTCGAGCCGCTAGCATAGGAATAGCTCCACGATCCCCGCTCTGGGTTAGAGCCGCTGATGAGTCTGGACAGTGAATCATAGGTAAAGTTCGATATCCGTGCCGTAGTGGATGATCCGCAACCTGGCGAAGGACGATCTGGATTCGATACGCACACAAAGTGGATACCGCCCCACTGAGATGCCTGAGTGAGGTTGTCATTAGCATCATATGCGTAATCGGTCTCATATCCCGAAGTGCCGCCGGGCTCAATCACACTACTGAGTCGACCAAGACCATCACTTTGCCTCTGCCAGTGATTACCAGATTCATCGGTGTAATCGACCCATGAGTGCAGTGATGAGGTGATGCTCGCGGAACAATAATTAGAGGAGCCCACTGATGCGACGTCGTTATAGCACCACTGTTTGGTGGACCCGTCTGGCTGCGTCTGGCTGGACAGCCGGCCTAAACTGTCGTAAAGGAACTTGGTTGTTCCATACGTGGAGTCACTTGTACTCCTGTACGGATTAGTTTCTTGGTAGACATGGCCGGATCCATCGTATGTGTAGTCAACCGTGTCAGTGCCGCCTGATGGGTCATTAAGAATCAGGCTGTGTATTGTATGCCCGGCACCATCCTCTATTGCCTCCGTCGTCTTTGTCTGGCCTGCTGCATTCAGCAGCACCGTAGTCTCAATACTCGGCGAAGTGCCGGTACCATTTGATGGCGTATCGTCATAGGCGTAGCTCGTCTTGGAGCTTTGATTGCCATTATTGGGATCTGCTGGTCCGGTAACGGCAGTCAATCTGTTCAATGGATCGTTATAGGCGTATGAGGTGCTGTGGAGGTTCTCATCCGTAGCCTGAACAAGAGCACCTGTTTCATAGTTATATTGAAAGCTTTGGGAATGACCGGCGCTATATACAGACGGCGCGATGATGCTTGTCAGATAGGCATTTGAATTTCCATACGAATTTGCACCTGAAGGTTCATCCGTATAGCCGTAATTCGTGGTATGGGAACTCGCCGCAGGAGAATTGCTGCAAGAAGCATTCCCGCAAGGGTCCGTGACAGATGCGATCTGTCCAGTCTCATCGTAGGACATCGAGGTCTGTGGACTTACAGTGCAACCGCTGAGACATTGCTGAATGCTTGCTGTAATGTTTCCTCTGGAAGAGGAAGAAGAGGATCCGAAGTTGGTTTCATCGTGAGTCCCAGATGGCAGCCCACTGATCGCAGCTGTACCACCACTCCCAGCCGTTCCACACGCACTGCTACCGCCGTCGTAGAGGTAGCTTGTCTGAGACAGAAGAGTCCCGGCTTGATAGACATTCTTCTGGCATGGTCGATCTATCAGGGTGTAGGTGGTGTAGTTGCTGACATATGGCTGGTAAAAGAGTGGATTAGCTCTGAACGCCTGAAAGGACAGAGCTGTCTCCCGCGTTGGTGTCACACCACTCGGCGCTTTGGCCAGGTTTGCACAAGCGGATGTGCTGGTTATTTGCCCATAGTCGTATTCTTTATCGTCAGCTAATACCCCCTCAGCCTGCCATGTATAGAAGTGGCCCGATATAGATCCATTAGGGAGCTGCTGAAGTTCACACGCTTCCGTGTATGGGTCGTTCCACCCTTTGGTAATCGTGAGAAGCGGAGTCCCCGATGTATTGGTCCCGCTGTAGTATGCAACTGTGTTTTCAACAGGAATCTGATGGTATGCAGGATCCTGTGTCTCGAGGGCTGGGCTCGGCGCACCCATGGAAGAATATGTATAAACTGTTGAGTTGCTGGTTCCATTTACAAGATCCTGCGTCGTAACTGTGGTCTGACGACTTGTCCATGGGCCTGCTGTATTTGAAGGGTAGTTGGGCTCTGCATAACTAAACGTCTGGACTAATGCAATATTTACTCCGTCATAGCTTACAGTCCGTGTAGAAACTCGGGCTTGCCCATAGATGTAATTGCAAGACTGACTTGTCTGTGATCCGTTGCTGATCCAAGTGTCCGTGTATCCATCCAATACCTGCGCAGGATAGGTTTGGTAGCTATACTTTACGTAGCCACCTGTTGGAAAGGTGATCTGGCTCACATAACCATATGTAGAGTCGTAGGTAAAGCTGTAGCTCTTTCCATTCGGCAACTCAATGCTGGATATTCCTGCACCAAGGCTTGGATAATCTGTACTGCTGGCATTATTAGAAGCGCATCCCGACGGATTATTGCCTGCGGATTTAATGTCAACCGGATACTCCAGGGTTTGCGCCGGCGCCGCATTCCAGTTGACAGTGAAGTCTTGCGAAAACCCTCCAACAGCTATTGTGTTTCCATTGGTTCCGAACCCATTTATTTTGAGGGTAGGCCTTCCTGCTGAGTCAGTAATCGACAGACTTCCCGCGCAACTGCTGTATCCGCACTGTGTCAACGCATCATTAAAGGTAGTTATATTTCCATTTCGATCCTCAATCGTTGCCGGTAAGGCTGCCCATGCAGTCGAAGGACCGTTCTGGTGGAGGTTGTAGGCGTTGTATTTGTATATCGTGCCATCGGCGCTCGATACTGTCGCGATGAGCGAATTGCCGCCCGTAGTTGATGCCACATACTCCTGGGTTGTGGGCATGGTTGCCTGGTATGCAGAATCGCTTGCATTAAGCAACGGGGACCAATTTTCACTGGAGCAGACATGTCCGCTAGGTACACTCTGTTCCGTAACAGTATCCAGGTACATAAGGTGCGAGGAACCGTCAGGAGCCCGAAAGACGTAGTTTGAGGTGTAGTAGCAATATGAAGCGGTGCCACCTTCATCATTGCCCTCTTGAGTCTGCCCGGCGTACTGCTGACCTAAGGCGAACCCAAACGCAGGTAGGGAATAAGACCAACCTGCATTGGACATGAAGCCGCCATTTGTACTCCATCCATATGGATAAGAGTTTGTCGAAGCATCTAGGCCCGGGACGAAGTGAGTCGAGTTGCTTGAGCTGTATTGAATCGAGAACGGCAGCGTATATCCCCTGCTAGCCGTGACAGGGATCGCTATATTGATGCTGACCGTTCCGTCTGCCGGATTTACTGTCTCGTTCAGTAGATGCAAATAATCATGCCCCACGCCTGGTATTGGTGTTTGCGGGGTATTGATAATATTTGTCATCCCCGTATTGGGGGTCTGCGCATCTGCGGATCTGCAGGCATACACCATCATGAACACTGCGACAACGAATACGACTGATTGCAGGGTATTCCTAAAACGATCTCCGGACAGATACGACATAGCTTCCCTCTTGCAGAGATGACTCACTGGAATGGAAGAGACGGTCTGACGCCTCGGCAATACGCAAGCGCTACCATTCGCAGGCGGAAAACCGCCCACGTATTGATCACGCTGCATTGCAATGATTGAATAAGCGAAAACTCAGAGAACCAGACTAGGCAGACAAAAAGGCTTGCAACATCATCGGATCTTTATTGATCCCTTATTAGGATTTTCGTTCTTTTGTATAGAGCACGGGCGCAAACATGTCAAATAAAATTCTATGGCTAACGGCTTTGAGCAGGAACCCCAATCAGGTCCTCTTCCATGTGCTAGAGAAGCACAAGATCTTGAGATAAAGCCGCTCTAAAAGCATGAAGCCCCCGGTCATCCCGGGGGCTTTTCTCATCTACTTGGATCTCTTTACTGCTGCCCATCTTTTCTTCTGGGCAGCAACGATCCGTGCTCTGGCCTCTGGGCTTAAGACTCGCTTCTGACTCGTCACAGCCTTTGGTTTAGGCCCCGGCTTGCCTTTGCCCGTGCCCCCAAGAAGGCGCTTCACCTCTTCCAGACGTACTATCTCCTGGTCGATAGCCGCGATCATTTGCTTAATCTGCATTGCTCCCCCTGGCCTCAGCATAAATGCAGAATATCCACAAGGTAAGTGCGTTTTGGAGCATGATGCCTATTCCCGCATGATCATTCTGACGAATGGCAGTAGGTAGGTACCGAGGACTATTGCGAAGTGTCTGCACCCGGAAGACTGGGCAGGGCGCTGGCTGGGGTCCGAATCGGATGCACGAAATCCTGGCAACGTGTCGGCCCTTACGACCAGGTCCAACGGCAAGCCCTTCGGGGTTTATAAGGCATCCGTAGGCTCAACAATCAACCTGCTGCCCGATGTTGTACTCTCCCCCTCATCGGAGGGAGGGTCATGGTTGGGATACCACCGGGACCACCGGATAGCTCCATAAAGGCTGCCCGACTCGGAAGGTCCATCACCCGTCCCCGTACGTGGCTTCCGTGACTCTCTCCCTGGCGAGGGGGAGCCCCTGGCAGGGCTCCCCGTTCCTTCAATGGTTGCGTGGGGTATTGCCTAGGAAAGGGGCCGTGTATCTAAAATATGGATATCGAGGCCGTGCAGCGCATTGTCCAAACTACAACTGCCTCGAAGCAAAGCCCCGGCTAGACCGGGGCTTTCGTGTGTACGGATTCCGTACGCACTATGCGATCATGCCGACCTGCGGCTTATATCGCCTCCGTCTGCGTGCCGGTCGGTGTGGCTGGTAAATGAGATTGGCCAGCTGCGCCATGCTCTTCGGCCTGACCAGAGCTTGGATCATCTCATCATCGCTGATTGTTTCCATGTCCAAGGCCAACTGACGGCCCGGCTCTATGGACTTGAGATCCTTCGCTCGAAGGCCGAGGACGTATTCTCGGACCTGCGACCAGTTGCTGGTAATGATCCGGCGGCGCTTCTCCTCGAGC belongs to Silvibacterium dinghuense and includes:
- a CDS encoding RHS repeat-associated core domain-containing protein, with protein sequence MSYLSGDRFRNTLQSVVFVVAVFMMVYACRSADAQTPNTGMTNIINTPQTPIPGVGHDYLHLLNETVNPADGTVSINIAIPVTASRGYTLPFSIQYSSSNSTHFVPGLDASTNSYPYGWSTNGGFMSNAGWSYSLPAFGFALGQQYAGQTQEGNDEGGTASYCYYTSNYVFRAPDGSSHLMYLDTVTEQSVPSGHVCSSENWSPLLNASDSAYQATMPTTQEYVASTTGGNSLIATVSSADGTIYKYNAYNLHQNGPSTAWAALPATIEDRNGNITTFNDALTQCGYSSCAGSLSITDSAGRPTLKINGFGTNGNTIAVGGFSQDFTVNWNAAPAQTLEYPVDIKSAGNNPSGCASNNASSTDYPSLGAGISSIELPNGKSYSFTYDSTYGYVSQITFPTGGYVKYSYQTYPAQVLDGYTDTWISNGSQTSQSCNYIYGQARVSTRTVSYDGVNIALVQTFSYAEPNYPSNTAGPWTSRQTTVTTQDLVNGTSNSTVYTYSSMGAPSPALETQDPAYHQIPVENTVAYYSGTNTSGTPLLTITKGWNDPYTEACELQQLPNGSISGHFYTWQAEGVLADDKEYDYGQITSTSACANLAKAPSGVTPTRETALSFQAFRANPLFYQPYVSNYTTYTLIDRPCQKNVYQAGTLLSQTSYLYDGGSSACGTAGSGGTAAISGLPSGTHDETNFGSSSSSSRGNITASIQQCLSGCTVSPQTSMSYDETGQIASVTDPCGNASCSNSPAASSHTTNYGYTDEPSGANSYGNSNAYLTSIIAPSVYSAGHSQSFQYNYETGALVQATDENLHSTSYAYNDPLNRLTAVTGPADPNNGNQSSKTSYAYDDTPSNGTGTSPSIETTVLLNAAGQTKTTEAIEDGAGHTIHSLILNDPSGGTDTVDYTYDGSGHVYQETNPYRSTSDSTYGTTKFLYDSLGRLSSQTQPDGSTKQWCYNDVASVGSSNYCSASITSSLHSWVDYTDESGNHWQRQSDGLGRLSSVIEPGGTSGYETDYAYDANDNLTQASQWGGIHFVCVSNPDRPSPGCGSSTTARISNFTYDSLSRLISGSNPERGSWSYSYASGSSLCSGDQSAPCSFTNANGNSLIYNYDALSRVTSKTYCETDLVGSCPSSRADRFGYDGLDESGNTLVPAVSNAIGRLSHDSNESNAANSYSYDVLGHIVLKSSCIPGDCVTGKYDINVQAMYDLAGDRTYISNGVTSTGIGLTYGYDTVGRVSSITSTWDDSAHPETMFSATGSGAYTAFGELQAANIGLNNSTQVPVIQYGRTYDNRERVIHETDIVNTNGSTTTSTNFNWATPQYYPNGLLETWNDSLMGNGWTFQYDALGRLTNANASSTGVYEGVNLAWAYDAWGNRTSETVTGSSALPIPTSTSAVFNTSNRITSFSGATTQPVTFSYDSAGNLTQDVQNRYLYDGQGRLCAVSSSSGITEYIYDPEGNRVAKGTASSFNCEFSANGFSVTNRYVIGLDNEQLSEMDGSGNWLHTNVFEDGQLLATYKGSSTYFAMKNWLGTKRMLVDENGLNGSSYNSFPYGNVLFFGWAGVDPSELHFTGKERDTESGNDFFGARYYSSSLGRFLSPDWSATPTAVPYADLTDPQSLNLYGYMRNNPLGGVDPDGHCCFEDTLINLTTSFVASHPAVFAKINTAMKAAWPTKAEIAAGFPAALAGADNQLRVENAEGEDASDDESTEAGDAAQDSALSGNSSSSFDQAREAAFKHAGMADGNVKFTRADPATGTITEFKGDDGAEVGYDGPHPGVPGPSHDQNHISAQTPGKRGSGGTSRRNFPYSGGQHPSRVGPPNKDNDVVQPH